A stretch of the Oceanicola sp. D3 genome encodes the following:
- the ctaD gene encoding cytochrome c oxidase subunit I — MADATVHGHDHEDNRSFFTRWFMSTNHKDIGILYLFTAAAVGFISVAFTVYMRMELMSPDVQFMCMEGSRLIPSAEECTPNGHLWNVLVTAHGILMMFFVVIPALFGGFGNYLMPLQIGAPDMAFPRMNNLSYWLFVTGTLLAVASVLSPGGNGQLGSGVGWVLYPPLSTNESGYSMDLAIFAVHVSGASSILGAINMITTFLNMRAPGMTLFKVPLFSWSIFVTAWLILLALPVLAGAITMLLTDRNFGTTFFQPSGGGDPILYQHILWFFGHPEVYIVILPGFGIISHVIGTFARKPIFGYLPMVWALIGIGVLGFVVWAHHMYTVGMSLTQQSYFMLATMVIAVPTGIKIFSWIATMWGGSIEFKTPMLWAFGFLFLFTVGGVTGVVLSQAGIDRAYHDTYYVVAHFHYVMSLGAVFTIFAGIYFYFPKFTGRMYSETAGKIHFWAFFIGANMTFFPQHFLGRQGMPRRYIDYPEAFAFWNHISSLGAFLSFASFLFFIVTIIYAMRKGAPSPAANPWNEHADTLEWTLPSPPPEHTFEILPKQEEWDKVSHH, encoded by the coding sequence ATGGCGGACGCCACCGTTCACGGTCACGACCACGAGGACAACCGGTCCTTCTTCACCCGTTGGTTCATGTCGACCAACCACAAAGACATCGGGATCCTCTACCTGTTCACTGCCGCGGCGGTCGGGTTCATTTCGGTGGCCTTCACCGTCTACATGCGGATGGAGCTCATGAGCCCCGATGTGCAGTTCATGTGCATGGAAGGCTCGCGGCTGATCCCCTCTGCGGAGGAATGTACGCCCAACGGCCACCTCTGGAACGTGCTCGTCACCGCCCACGGCATCCTGATGATGTTCTTCGTGGTGATTCCGGCGCTCTTCGGCGGCTTCGGCAACTACCTGATGCCGCTGCAAATCGGCGCGCCCGACATGGCGTTCCCGCGGATGAACAACCTCAGCTACTGGCTCTTCGTCACCGGCACCCTGCTGGCCGTGGCCTCGGTGCTCTCGCCGGGCGGCAATGGCCAGCTCGGCTCGGGCGTCGGCTGGGTGCTCTACCCGCCGCTTTCGACCAATGAGAGCGGCTACTCGATGGACCTCGCGATCTTCGCGGTGCACGTCTCCGGTGCCTCCTCGATCCTCGGCGCGATCAACATGATCACCACCTTCCTGAACATGCGTGCCCCCGGCATGACCCTGTTCAAGGTGCCGCTGTTCAGCTGGTCGATCTTCGTCACCGCCTGGCTGATCCTGCTGGCCCTTCCGGTGCTCGCCGGCGCCATCACCATGCTGCTGACCGACCGGAACTTCGGCACCACCTTCTTCCAGCCTTCTGGCGGCGGTGACCCGATCCTGTATCAGCACATCCTGTGGTTCTTCGGACACCCGGAAGTGTATATCGTGATCCTGCCGGGCTTCGGCATCATCTCCCACGTCATCGGCACCTTCGCCCGCAAACCGATCTTCGGCTACCTGCCGATGGTCTGGGCGCTGATCGGGATCGGCGTGCTCGGCTTCGTCGTCTGGGCGCACCACATGTACACCGTCGGCATGTCGCTGACCCAGCAGAGCTACTTCATGCTGGCGACCATGGTGATCGCGGTGCCCACCGGCATCAAGATCTTCTCCTGGATCGCAACCATGTGGGGCGGCTCGATCGAGTTCAAAACCCCGATGCTCTGGGCCTTCGGCTTCCTCTTCCTCTTCACCGTGGGCGGCGTCACCGGCGTCGTGCTCAGCCAGGCCGGCATCGACCGCGCCTATCACGACACCTACTACGTCGTGGCGCACTTCCACTACGTGATGAGCCTTGGGGCTGTGTTCACAATCTTTGCCGGGATCTACTTCTACTTCCCCAAGTTCACCGGCCGGATGTATTCGGAGACAGCAGGCAAGATCCACTTCTGGGCCTTCTTTATCGGCGCCAACATGACCTTCTTCCCCCAGCACTTCCTGGGCCGTCAGGGCATGCCGCGCCGCTACATCGACTACCCCGAAGCCTTCGCCTTCTGGAACCACATCAGCTCGCTAGGCGCCTTCCTGTCCTTCGCCAGCTTCCTGTTCTTCATCGTCACGATCATCTACGCGATGCGCAAAGGCGCGCCCTCGCCCGCGGCCAACCCGTGGAACGAGCACGCCGACACGCTGGAGTGGACGCTGCCCTCCCCGCCCCCGGAGCACACCTTCGAGATCCTCCCCAAGCAGGAGGAGTGGGACAAGGTGAGCCACCACTGA
- the carA gene encoding glutamine-hydrolyzing carbamoyl-phosphate synthase small subunit, translating into MPSQPKPTACLALADGTLFYGQGFGATGVRTAELCFNTAMTGYQEIMTDPSYAGQIVTFTFPHVGNVGVNPEDDETADPVAEGMVVKWDPTEPSNWRAAEQLQAWLARRGRIGIGGLDTRRLTRAIRQQGAPHVALAHDPEGNFDIEALIASAREFSGLEGLDLARDVTCAQSYRWDEMRWAWPEGFTKREGPGHKVVAIDYGAKRNILRCLASAGCDVTVLPATATAEEVLAHGPDGVFLSNGPGDPAATGEYAVPMIKEVLAKDIPVFGICLGHQMLALALGARTIKMNHGHHGANHPVKDLTTGKVEITSMNHGFTVDSQTLPAGVSETHVSLFDGSNCGIAVDGKPVFSVQYHPEASPGPQDSFYLFERFAAAMKEKVPG; encoded by the coding sequence ATGCCCAGCCAGCCCAAACCCACCGCCTGCCTCGCCCTCGCTGATGGCACGCTGTTTTACGGACAAGGCTTCGGAGCGACAGGCGTGCGCACCGCCGAGCTCTGCTTCAACACCGCGATGACCGGCTATCAGGAAATCATGACCGATCCCTCCTACGCGGGCCAGATCGTCACCTTCACCTTCCCCCATGTCGGCAACGTCGGCGTGAACCCCGAAGATGACGAAACCGCCGATCCGGTGGCCGAGGGCATGGTCGTGAAGTGGGATCCGACCGAGCCCTCCAACTGGCGCGCCGCGGAGCAGTTGCAGGCCTGGCTGGCCCGGCGCGGGCGCATCGGCATTGGCGGGCTCGATACCCGGCGGCTGACCCGGGCGATCCGCCAGCAGGGCGCGCCCCATGTGGCACTGGCCCATGACCCGGAGGGCAACTTCGACATCGAGGCGCTGATCGCCTCGGCGCGTGAGTTTTCCGGGCTGGAAGGGCTCGATCTGGCAAGGGACGTGACCTGCGCCCAGAGCTACCGCTGGGACGAGATGCGCTGGGCCTGGCCCGAGGGCTTCACCAAGCGCGAGGGGCCGGGCCACAAGGTTGTCGCCATCGACTACGGCGCCAAGCGCAACATCCTGCGCTGCCTTGCCTCGGCGGGCTGCGATGTCACCGTGCTGCCCGCCACGGCAACCGCAGAAGAGGTGCTGGCCCACGGCCCCGACGGCGTGTTCCTCTCCAACGGCCCCGGCGACCCGGCGGCAACGGGCGAATATGCCGTGCCGATGATCAAGGAGGTGCTCGCCAAGGACATCCCGGTCTTCGGCATCTGCCTCGGCCACCAGATGCTGGCGCTGGCGCTCGGCGCGCGCACCATCAAGATGAACCACGGCCACCACGGCGCGAACCACCCGGTGAAGGATCTGACGACCGGCAAGGTCGAGATCACCTCGATGAACCACGGCTTCACGGTTGATAGCCAGACCCTGCCCGCCGGGGTGAGCGAAACCCACGTGTCGCTCTTCGATGGCTCCAATTGCGGCATCGCGGTCGATGGCAAGCCGGTGTTCTCGGTGCAATACCACCCCGAGGCCAGCCCCGGCCCGCAAGACAGCTTCTACCTCTTCGAGCGCTTCGCGGCGGCGATGAAGGAGAAGGTGCCGGGCTGA
- a CDS encoding DUF2244 domain-containing protein, whose amino-acid sequence MPHSWQTPPPEGTRAALSAWPHRSLPKVGFVWFIGGTAALLCVPLIPAIGTPVLWGLLPFMLGVLWLLYFLLQKSYRDGEILEELTIWPDRLLLTRQNPKGAAQSWEENPHWVQVTLHRTGGPVPNYVTLSGKGREVEIGAFLSEDERVALHAELAALLPLRD is encoded by the coding sequence ATGCCCCATAGCTGGCAAACACCGCCCCCCGAAGGCACCCGCGCCGCGCTCTCGGCATGGCCCCACCGATCCCTGCCGAAGGTGGGATTCGTCTGGTTCATCGGCGGCACCGCGGCCCTGCTCTGCGTGCCCCTCATCCCCGCCATCGGCACCCCCGTCCTTTGGGGCCTCCTGCCCTTCATGCTGGGCGTGCTTTGGCTGCTCTACTTCCTGCTGCAAAAAAGCTACCGCGACGGCGAAATCCTCGAAGAGTTGACCATCTGGCCCGACCGCCTGCTGCTCACCCGGCAAAACCCGAAGGGCGCGGCCCAGAGCTGGGAGGAAAATCCGCATTGGGTGCAGGTCACCCTGCACCGCACCGGCGGGCCGGTGCCCAATTACGTCACCCTCTCCGGCAAGGGCCGCGAGGTTGAAATCGGCGCCTTTCTCAGCGAAGACGAACGGGTCGCGCTCCACGCCGAGCTCGCCGCCCTTCTGCCCCTTCGGGACTGA
- a CDS encoding glycosyltransferase, translated as MSPQPMRRVAVVAPAAGEGGLQLVTPKRPPEAMRPRLGKILVETGVLDPGDLLKALAMQAREEARLGDILLAHKMVTQSQLMEALATQWRARVIDPAFEPPDPRLVDRYSPERCLRDCILPWRRRGSLTVIVTARPHLFARHQEELTRLFGPVVMALAQEHEVFRAVQQIRAKDLIQKAETKVAEPLSCREFLTRGKQRALLAICLAALVATLAAPWLTLALLTAWAVVTLCLQMAMKGAATWFTWRGMRAEARDRQHRAAALEEAARASTAPAPLTLASALPAFNSRRNRPAIARLPVVSVMVPLFREEHIASHLVRRLSRLTYPKELLDVCLVMEASDDTTRLTLSRTRLPPWIRVITVPRGAVQTKPRALNYALELCRGSIVGVWDAEDAPDPDQIHKVVQRFHERPPEVACLQGALDFYNAGTNWLSRCFAVEYASWFRVVLPGLARLGWPIPLGGTTLFFRREALEKIGGWDAHNVTEDADLGIRLVRMGYRTELVQSTTYEEANCRALPWVKQRSRWLKGYAITWAVHMRAPRALWRDLGAWRFAGFQLLFLGALTQFIFAPLLWSFWLVLLGVWHPIAAALPGWAFWALAGTFLASEAITIATGIAGTQLAGHLKLRKWVPTLHFYYPLGALASYKALWEIVTKPFYWDKTTHGLHHEEADELAPIIVLEEAAVSPAPRPA; from the coding sequence GTGAGCCCGCAGCCAATGCGCCGCGTGGCTGTTGTCGCACCCGCCGCTGGCGAGGGTGGGCTACAGCTTGTCACGCCCAAACGCCCGCCCGAGGCCATGCGCCCCCGGCTCGGCAAAATCCTCGTCGAAACGGGCGTGCTCGATCCCGGTGATCTGCTCAAGGCCCTCGCAATGCAGGCCCGTGAAGAGGCCCGCCTCGGCGATATTCTCCTTGCCCATAAGATGGTCACCCAAAGCCAGCTGATGGAGGCTCTGGCCACCCAATGGCGCGCCCGCGTCATCGACCCGGCCTTCGAGCCGCCCGACCCCCGGCTGGTGGATCGCTACAGCCCCGAGCGTTGCCTGCGCGACTGCATCCTGCCGTGGCGGCGTCGTGGCTCGCTCACCGTCATCGTCACCGCCCGGCCCCACCTCTTTGCCCGCCATCAGGAAGAGCTGACGCGCCTCTTCGGGCCGGTCGTCATGGCGCTCGCGCAGGAGCATGAGGTGTTCCGCGCAGTCCAACAGATCCGCGCCAAGGATCTGATTCAAAAGGCCGAAACCAAGGTCGCCGAGCCGCTCAGCTGCCGCGAGTTCCTCACGCGCGGAAAGCAGCGAGCGCTACTGGCCATCTGCCTCGCCGCGCTCGTCGCCACCCTCGCCGCGCCGTGGCTCACCCTCGCCCTGCTCACCGCATGGGCCGTGGTCACGCTCTGCCTGCAAATGGCGATGAAGGGCGCGGCCACATGGTTTACATGGCGCGGCATGCGCGCCGAAGCCCGCGATCGCCAGCACCGCGCCGCCGCGCTGGAAGAGGCCGCCCGCGCCAGCACCGCGCCTGCGCCCCTCACGCTCGCCTCCGCCCTCCCCGCCTTCAACAGCCGCCGCAATCGCCCTGCCATCGCCCGGCTGCCGGTGGTCTCTGTGATGGTGCCGCTGTTCCGCGAAGAGCATATCGCCTCCCACCTCGTGCGGCGGCTGTCGCGGCTGACCTACCCCAAGGAGCTTCTCGATGTCTGCCTCGTCATGGAAGCCTCCGACGACACCACCCGCCTCACCCTCTCGCGCACCCGCCTGCCACCGTGGATTCGCGTCATCACCGTGCCGCGCGGGGCGGTGCAAACCAAGCCGCGCGCGCTGAACTACGCGCTCGAATTGTGCCGCGGGTCCATCGTCGGCGTCTGGGATGCCGAGGATGCCCCCGACCCGGACCAGATTCACAAGGTGGTCCAACGCTTCCACGAGCGCCCGCCCGAAGTGGCCTGCCTGCAAGGCGCGCTCGACTTTTACAATGCGGGCACCAACTGGCTCTCGCGCTGCTTCGCGGTCGAATATGCCAGCTGGTTCCGCGTCGTGCTGCCGGGGTTGGCGCGGCTGGGCTGGCCGATCCCGCTGGGTGGCACCACGCTGTTCTTCCGCCGCGAAGCGCTGGAAAAGATCGGCGGCTGGGATGCCCACAACGTCACCGAAGATGCAGATTTGGGCATCCGGCTGGTCCGCATGGGCTATCGCACCGAACTCGTGCAAAGCACCACCTACGAAGAGGCCAACTGCCGCGCACTGCCCTGGGTCAAGCAACGCTCCCGCTGGCTCAAGGGCTACGCCATCACATGGGCCGTGCACATGCGTGCGCCCCGCGCCCTCTGGCGCGACCTCGGCGCATGGCGCTTTGCCGGCTTCCAACTGCTGTTTCTCGGCGCGCTCACCCAGTTCATCTTCGCGCCCCTGCTGTGGAGCTTCTGGCTCGTCCTCCTCGGCGTCTGGCACCCGATCGCCGCAGCGCTGCCCGGCTGGGCCTTCTGGGCGCTGGCTGGCACCTTTCTCGCCTCCGAGGCCATCACCATCGCCACCGGCATCGCTGGCACCCAGCTGGCCGGCCACCTGAAACTGCGCAAATGGGTGCCCACGCTGCACTTCTATTATCCGCTGGGGGCGCTGGCTTCTTACAAGGCGCTCTGGGAGATCGTCACCAAGCCCTTCTATTGGGATAAAACCACCCACGGCCTCCACCACGAGGAGGCCGACGAGCTTGCGCCCATCATCGTGCTGGAAGAGGCCGCCGTCAGTCCTGCGCCGCGTCCAGCCTGA
- a CDS encoding GatB/YqeY domain-containing protein, translating into MDIRNRVTSALKEAMKAKEAERLSTLRLINAAIKDKDIAARGQNGAGEAGVTDAEVLAILGKMVKQRQESARAYEEGGRLDLAERELAEVKVIEEFLPQQLSEKEAEAAVSEAIETTGAESIRDMGKVMGVLKERYTGQMDFGSVGPMVKDRLA; encoded by the coding sequence ATGGATATCCGAAATCGCGTCACTTCGGCGCTGAAGGAGGCCATGAAGGCCAAGGAGGCCGAGCGCCTCTCGACGCTGCGGCTCATCAACGCCGCGATCAAGGACAAGGACATCGCGGCCCGCGGCCAGAACGGCGCTGGCGAGGCCGGTGTGACGGATGCCGAGGTGCTGGCCATTCTGGGGAAGATGGTGAAGCAGCGGCAGGAAAGCGCGCGCGCCTATGAAGAGGGCGGACGGCTGGACCTTGCCGAGCGCGAGCTTGCGGAAGTGAAGGTGATTGAAGAGTTTCTGCCGCAGCAGCTTTCGGAAAAGGAAGCCGAGGCTGCGGTGAGCGAAGCGATTGAGACCACTGGCGCCGAGAGCATTCGCGACATGGGCAAGGTGATGGGCGTTCTGAAAGAGCGCTACACCGGCCAGATGGATTTTGGCAGCGTTGGCCCGATGGTGAAGGATCGTCTGGCCTGA